From a region of the Marasmius oreades isolate 03SP1 chromosome 7, whole genome shotgun sequence genome:
- a CDS encoding uncharacterized protein (BUSCO:EOG09263OQH), giving the protein MSLWVDQYRPRVLDELHYHHTLSTRLKCLASAGDFPHMLFYGPSGAGKKTRITCTLRQLFGPGIEKLKIDQRVFLSPSRRRIEINLVQSNFHVEITPSEAGNFDRVVIQELLKEIAQTQQMDLNAKQRFKVVIINEADTLSRDAQAALRRTMEKYMSNMRIILCANSTSRLIAPIRSRCLLMRVAAPTKDEMQTVMQHVSRRAGFDLPPEVADRIIEDSDGNLRKAILCLEALKMQSPDLSSPTLSIAKPDWETYCHKVADLIISEQTPARVMEVRQKFYELLSHCIPPSVILKTVADRVVEKVDEQIKPDIIHWAAVYEVRMRIGSKKIYHLEAWVIKVMSIYKHFFYDMDLSGFD; this is encoded by the exons CATCCGCTGGAGACTTCCCACATATGCTTTTTTATGGTCCATCTGGAGCAGGAAAGAAGACGCGGATTACATGCACGTTGAGGCAGTTGTTTGGGCCTGGAATCGAAAAG CTCAAGATTGACCAACGGGTGTTCTTATCCCCCTCCAGGCGAAGAATTGAAATCAATCTCGTACAAAGTAATTTTCACGTTGAAATTACACCAAG TGAAGCCGGAAACTTTGATAGGGTAGTCATTCAGGAGTTACTAAAAGAGATTGCACAGACGCAGCAGATGGATTTGAACGCAAAGCAGCGGTTTAAAG TTGTCATCATCAACGAAGCAGATACTCTTTCAAGAGATGCCCAAGCTGCTCTCCGTCGAACCATGGAAAAGTACATGTCCAACATGAGAATCATACTCTGCGCCAACAGCACCAGTCGTTTGATTGCCCCAATCAGGAGTCGTTGTCTCCTTATGAGAGTTGCAGCCCCCACCAAAGACGAG ATGCAAACAGTCATGCAACACGTTTCGAGGCGGGCGGGTTTCGATTTACCCCCCGAGGTTGCCGATCGTATTATCGAGGATTCCGATGGGAACCTCCGTAAAGCAATCTTATGTCTCGAAGCCCTCAAGATGCAGTC ACCCGATTTATCGAGCCCTACGCTGTCAATCGCAAAGCCTGATTGGGAGACCTATTGCCACAAAGTGGCTGATCTCATCATTAGCGAACAAACTCCTGCTCGTGTAATGGAAGTGCGGCAAAAGTTCTACGAACTCCTAAGCCACTGTATACCTCCTTCGGTGATTCTCAAG ACTGTAGCAGACAGGGTTGTAGAGAAGGTTGATGAACAAATCAAGCCCGATATCATCCACTGGGCTGCAGTCTAT GAGGTCAGAATGCGGATCGGATCGAAGAAGATATATCATTTAGAAGCATGGGTCATCAAGGTTATGAGTATCTACAAG CATTTCTTCTATGATATGGACCTATCTGGATTTGATTGA